Proteins from a genomic interval of Halopseudomonas litoralis:
- a CDS encoding LysM peptidoglycan-binding domain-containing protein — MRKTLLGLLLLSVSILVQAQESVFRENHPERYQVVRGDTLWDIAGRFLSLPWKWPEIWHANPQINNPHLIYPGDIISLVYIDGQPRLTVNRGQGGTIKLSPTVRSSPVAEAIPTIPLEAINAFLNAGRIMDDADQLEAAPYIIGGEAESVVAGAGNRVYARGDVVEGMPAFGLYRRGKAYTDPQSGEFLGIHAQEIGNVDVLATERDITTLMVTRSRQEVRIGDRLLETEERAVASTFFPSDPEGEVDGLILDVPNGVTQIGQYDVVILNKGARDNLQEGNVLAIYKTGETVRDRVQNERVQLPDERAGLLMVFRVYDRMSYGIVLNAQRQLAIMDKVRNP; from the coding sequence ATGAGGAAAACATTACTCGGCCTGTTGCTGCTCTCGGTGAGCATTCTGGTGCAGGCTCAGGAGTCGGTGTTCAGGGAAAACCACCCGGAGCGGTACCAGGTAGTCAGGGGTGACACCCTGTGGGACATTGCCGGTCGATTTCTCAGTCTGCCCTGGAAGTGGCCGGAAATCTGGCATGCCAATCCGCAGATCAACAACCCCCATCTCATCTACCCCGGCGATATCATCTCACTGGTGTACATCGACGGCCAGCCGCGTCTGACAGTCAACCGTGGCCAGGGTGGCACCATCAAGCTGTCACCCACTGTACGTTCTTCGCCTGTGGCCGAAGCCATCCCGACCATTCCGCTGGAGGCCATCAATGCCTTCCTGAATGCCGGCCGTATCATGGACGATGCCGATCAACTGGAAGCAGCACCCTATATCATCGGTGGCGAAGCTGAAAGTGTCGTGGCCGGTGCCGGCAACCGCGTCTACGCCCGGGGTGATGTCGTCGAGGGCATGCCAGCCTTCGGTCTCTATCGCCGCGGCAAGGCCTACACCGATCCGCAGAGCGGCGAATTCCTCGGTATCCACGCTCAGGAAATCGGCAATGTCGACGTGCTGGCGACAGAACGTGACATCACCACACTGATGGTCACCCGTAGCCGCCAGGAAGTACGCATCGGTGACCGGCTGCTGGAAACCGAAGAGCGCGCAGTCGCCTCGACCTTCTTCCCCAGCGATCCGGAAGGTGAAGTCGATGGTCTGATTCTCGACGTGCCCAATGGTGTCACCCAGATCGGTCAGTATGACGTGGTGATCCTGAACAAGGGCGCCCGGGACAATCTCCAGGAAGGCAACGTGCTGGCGATCTACAAGACCGGCGAAACGGTGCGCGACCGCGTGCAGAACGAGCGGGTGCAATTGCCCGACGAACGCGCCGGTCTGCTGATGGTATTCCGCGTCTATGACCGCATGAGCTACGGCATCGTGCTGAACGCCCAGCGTCAGCTGGCGATCATGGACAAGGTCCGCAACCCCTGA
- a CDS encoding L-threonylcarbamoyladenylate synthase, translated as MLAGWRVRQVQRILQAGGVIAYPTEAVWGLGCNPWKPEAVERLLLLKQRPVEKGLILVAGSMDQFEFLLWDLPHSQLAKLQLSWPGPNTWLAPHQGRLPPWITGDHATVALRVSDHPQIRQMCAITGPLVSTSCNPAGRPPARSRLRVEQYFHGYLDDIVPGVLGQQRNPSIIRDLQTDTVIRPA; from the coding sequence ATGCTGGCGGGCTGGCGGGTGAGGCAGGTACAGAGAATTCTGCAGGCCGGGGGCGTCATCGCCTATCCGACCGAGGCGGTATGGGGCTTGGGGTGCAATCCCTGGAAACCCGAAGCGGTGGAACGACTGCTATTGCTCAAGCAGCGGCCGGTGGAAAAAGGCTTGATTCTGGTTGCCGGGAGCATGGACCAGTTCGAATTTCTGTTATGGGATCTGCCGCACAGCCAACTGGCCAAACTGCAGCTGTCCTGGCCGGGCCCCAATACCTGGCTGGCACCGCACCAGGGCCGTTTGCCGCCGTGGATCACCGGCGATCATGCTACCGTTGCCCTGCGCGTCAGTGATCATCCACAGATCCGCCAGATGTGTGCCATCACTGGCCCCTTGGTGTCGACCTCATGCAACCCTGCCGGACGCCCGCCGGCCCGTTCGCGGCTGCGCGTAGAGCAGTATTTTCACGGTTACCTGGACGATATCGTGCCGGGGGTTTTGGGACAGCAGCGCAACCCCAGTATCATCAGAGACCTGCAAACCGATACCGTCATCCGCCCGGCCTGA
- the dprA gene encoding DNA-processing protein DprA — MPLHLTDRRQAWLALSMLDGLGPAARRHLLDHIIAPTELFAADLLTLGGLGFNKRIQDAILQCQQGDSVVLERVEQCLAWSRQPDCYLLTFDDPGYPPLLREITDPPLVLFVRGNPALLTDPQIAMVGTRNPGPQGAATARAFARSFTDNGLLVTSGMALGIDGACHQGALDVSGQTIAVWGTGLDNCYPRRHRQLAEQILDAGGALVSEQPPPTSPHAGLFPLRNRIISGLSLGTLVIEASLNSGSLITARLAMEQNREVFAMPGSIHNPQARGCHRLLRDGATLVETVQDVFNVLQVPLHAALATTQRPAEPRQVKHPLWRWLGHDAVTADWLATQSNLPIHQVLQGLMELELSGYVQHTPHGYSRRADF; from the coding sequence ATGCCCCTGCACCTGACCGACCGCCGGCAAGCCTGGCTGGCCCTGAGCATGCTCGATGGGCTGGGACCGGCTGCGCGGCGTCATCTGCTCGACCATATCATCGCCCCCACCGAGCTGTTTGCAGCCGACCTGTTAACGCTCGGAGGTCTGGGTTTCAACAAGCGTATTCAGGATGCCATTCTGCAATGCCAGCAGGGCGATAGTGTCGTCCTGGAACGTGTCGAGCAGTGTCTGGCATGGTCGCGGCAGCCCGACTGTTATTTGCTGACGTTCGACGATCCAGGCTATCCGCCGCTGCTGCGTGAAATCACCGATCCGCCACTGGTGCTGTTTGTGAGGGGTAATCCGGCGCTGCTGACTGATCCTCAGATCGCCATGGTAGGCACCCGTAATCCGGGGCCCCAGGGCGCAGCCACGGCCCGCGCCTTTGCGCGCAGCTTTACCGATAACGGCCTGCTGGTGACCAGCGGTATGGCACTGGGTATTGATGGCGCCTGCCATCAGGGTGCGCTGGATGTTAGTGGCCAGACCATTGCGGTCTGGGGCACTGGCTTGGACAACTGCTATCCCCGGCGGCACCGCCAGCTGGCTGAACAGATTCTGGACGCAGGGGGCGCACTGGTATCCGAGCAGCCGCCACCCACCAGCCCTCACGCCGGGCTATTTCCGCTGCGCAACCGCATCATCAGTGGCCTGAGCCTGGGCACCCTGGTTATCGAGGCGAGTCTCAACAGCGGCTCGCTGATCACTGCCCGGCTGGCTATGGAGCAGAACCGTGAGGTGTTTGCCATGCCCGGTTCTATCCACAATCCACAGGCGCGTGGTTGTCATCGACTGCTGCGCGACGGCGCCACCCTGGTGGAAACCGTGCAGGATGTGTTCAATGTGTTGCAGGTGCCGCTGCATGCGGCTCTGGCGACGACGCAGCGGCCGGCAGAACCCCGGCAGGTCAAACATCCACTGTGGCGTTGGCTGGGGCATGACGCCGTCACCGCAGACTGGTTGGCAACCCAGAGCAACCTGCCGATCCATCAGGTGTTGCAGGGGTTGATGGAGCTTGAGCTGAGCGGGTACGTACAGCACACCCCTCACGGGTATTCGCGCCGGGCTGATTTCTGA
- the hemF gene encoding oxygen-dependent coproporphyrinogen oxidase — MKSIPDAADVAAVKDYLMSLQDRICTALEQADGNAGFIEDSWSRPGGGGGRSRIIENGALLEKGGVGFSHVFGEGMPPSATAHRPELAGRGFQAMGVSLVMHPENPHVPTSHANVRFFIAEKEGAEPVWWFGGGFDLTPYYATEEDCIHWHRVARAACAPFGEEVYARYKKWCDEYFYLKHRDEARGIGGLFFDDLNEWGFERCFEFMRAIGDAYVEAYLPIIERRRATPWTEQQKAFQEYRRGRYVEFNLVWDRGTLFGLQSGGRTESILMSLPPTVRWGYNWQPQPGSEEARLVDEFLPPRDWLKEVN, encoded by the coding sequence ATGAAATCCATTCCCGATGCCGCTGATGTGGCCGCGGTAAAAGACTATCTGATGAGCCTGCAGGACCGCATCTGCACGGCGCTGGAACAGGCTGACGGCAATGCCGGGTTCATCGAAGACAGCTGGAGCCGGCCCGGCGGCGGTGGCGGACGTTCACGGATCATCGAGAACGGCGCGCTGCTGGAAAAGGGCGGAGTCGGTTTTTCCCACGTGTTTGGCGAGGGCATGCCACCGTCGGCCACGGCCCATCGCCCGGAACTGGCGGGCCGCGGCTTTCAGGCCATGGGTGTGTCGCTGGTGATGCATCCCGAGAACCCTCATGTGCCGACCTCCCATGCCAACGTGCGCTTCTTCATTGCCGAGAAAGAAGGCGCGGAGCCGGTCTGGTGGTTCGGCGGTGGTTTCGACCTGACGCCCTATTACGCCACCGAGGAAGACTGCATCCACTGGCACCGCGTTGCCCGTGCCGCCTGTGCGCCCTTCGGTGAAGAGGTTTATGCTCGGTACAAGAAGTGGTGCGATGAATACTTCTATCTCAAGCATCGCGACGAAGCGCGTGGTATTGGCGGATTGTTCTTCGATGATCTGAATGAATGGGGTTTCGAGCGCTGCTTCGAGTTCATGCGTGCCATCGGCGATGCCTACGTCGAAGCCTATTTGCCGATCATCGAGCGCCGCCGAGCCACGCCCTGGACCGAGCAGCAGAAAGCCTTCCAGGAGTACCGTCGTGGCCGGTATGTGGAGTTCAATCTGGTCTGGGACCGGGGCACCTTGTTCGGGCTGCAGTCGGGCGGACGCACCGAGTCGATTCTCATGTCGTTGCCACCGACCGTACGCTGGGGCTACAACTGGCAGCCGCAACCCGGCAGCGAAGAAGCACGCTTGGTAGACGAATTTCTGCCGCCACGCGACTGGTTGAAGGAGGTCAACTGA